The following coding sequences lie in one Streptomyces sp. NBC_00510 genomic window:
- a CDS encoding valine--tRNA ligase encodes MTDNTQQAAESGPNSATPELPTQYAPAEVEGPLYERWVERGYFEADAKSGKKPYTVVIPPPNVTGSLHLGHAFEHTLIDALTRRKRMQGYETLWQPGMDHAGIATQNVVERELAKEGKSRHDLGREAFIERVWQWKAESGGQISGQMRRLGDGVAWSRERFTMDEGLSKAVQTIFKKLYDDELIYRAERIINWCPRCLTAISDIEVEYQDDDGELVSIRYGEGEDSIVVATTRAETMLGDTAVAVHPEDERYRHLVGREIELPLTGRRIPVVADEHVDPQFGTGAVKVTPAHDPNDFEIGQRHGLPNLAVMDERAVITAHGPFQGLDRLEARSAIVAALRAEGRIVAEKRPYVHSVGHCSRCKTTIEPRLSMQWWVKVGPLAKAAGDAVRDGKVKIHPQEMEKRYFDWVDNLHDWCISRQLWWGHRIPVWYGPDGEIVCVGPDEEPPGGEGWTQETDVLDTWFSSGLWPFSTLGWPEETESLAKFYPNSVLVTGYDILFFWVARMMMFGLYAMDGTPPFHTIALHGMVRDQFGKKMSKSFGNAVNPLDWMDTYGSDALRFTLARGANPGTDVPIGEDWVQGSRNFTNKIWNATRFALMNGATVGGDLPAPEEMSATDRWILSRLNATVAEADALYDDYQFAKLSDVLFHFAWDEVFDWYVELSKTTFLAGGRPAEVSRRVLGEVLDKLLRLLHPVVPFVTETLWTTLTGRESVVVADWPADSGFRDAAAEKEIAAVQSLVTEVRRFRADQGLQPGQKVPARLDLGSTGLEAHEAAVRQLLRLQPEGEGFTATATLPVAGATVALDLSGAIDVDAERKRLAKDLAAAEKEKAQATAKLGNEAFLAKAPEPVVAKIRTRLEAAEADMARITAQLSSLPQS; translated from the coding sequence GTGACCGACAACACTCAGCAGGCCGCCGAGAGCGGACCGAACAGCGCGACCCCCGAACTGCCGACCCAGTACGCGCCGGCCGAGGTAGAGGGGCCCCTGTACGAGCGCTGGGTAGAGCGCGGTTACTTCGAGGCCGACGCCAAGAGCGGCAAGAAGCCGTACACGGTCGTCATCCCGCCGCCGAACGTCACCGGCAGCCTCCACCTGGGCCACGCCTTCGAGCACACGCTGATCGACGCACTCACCCGCCGGAAGCGGATGCAGGGGTACGAGACGCTGTGGCAGCCCGGCATGGACCACGCCGGCATCGCCACGCAGAACGTCGTCGAGCGCGAGCTCGCCAAGGAGGGCAAGTCCCGCCACGACCTCGGCCGCGAGGCGTTCATCGAGCGCGTCTGGCAGTGGAAGGCGGAGTCCGGCGGGCAGATCTCCGGGCAGATGAGGCGCCTCGGTGACGGCGTCGCCTGGTCGCGTGAGCGCTTCACCATGGACGAGGGCCTGTCCAAGGCCGTCCAGACCATCTTCAAGAAGCTCTACGACGACGAGCTCATCTACCGCGCCGAGCGCATCATCAACTGGTGCCCGCGCTGTCTGACGGCCATCTCGGACATCGAGGTCGAGTACCAGGACGACGACGGCGAGCTGGTCTCGATCCGCTACGGCGAGGGCGAGGACTCCATCGTCGTCGCGACGACCCGCGCCGAGACGATGCTCGGCGACACCGCCGTCGCCGTCCACCCGGAGGACGAGCGCTACCGGCACCTCGTCGGCCGCGAGATCGAGCTGCCGCTCACCGGCCGCCGCATCCCGGTCGTCGCCGACGAGCACGTCGACCCGCAGTTCGGCACGGGCGCCGTCAAGGTCACGCCCGCGCACGACCCGAACGACTTCGAGATCGGCCAGCGCCACGGTCTGCCGAACCTCGCCGTCATGGACGAGCGCGCGGTCATCACCGCGCACGGCCCCTTCCAGGGCCTGGACCGCCTGGAGGCCCGCTCCGCCATCGTCGCCGCGCTGCGCGCCGAGGGCCGGATCGTCGCCGAGAAGCGCCCGTACGTCCACTCCGTCGGCCACTGCTCGCGCTGCAAGACCACCATCGAGCCGCGGTTGTCCATGCAGTGGTGGGTCAAGGTCGGCCCGCTGGCGAAGGCCGCGGGTGACGCCGTCCGCGACGGCAAGGTCAAGATCCACCCCCAGGAGATGGAGAAGAGGTACTTCGACTGGGTCGACAACCTCCACGACTGGTGCATCTCGCGCCAGCTGTGGTGGGGTCACCGCATCCCCGTCTGGTACGGACCGGACGGCGAGATCGTCTGCGTCGGTCCCGACGAGGAGCCCCCGGGCGGCGAGGGCTGGACCCAGGAGACCGATGTCCTCGACACCTGGTTCTCCTCCGGTCTGTGGCCGTTCTCCACGCTCGGCTGGCCCGAGGAGACCGAGAGCCTCGCGAAGTTCTATCCGAACTCCGTCCTGGTCACCGGGTACGACATCCTCTTCTTCTGGGTCGCCCGGATGATGATGTTCGGTCTCTACGCGATGGACGGCACCCCGCCGTTCCACACCATCGCCCTGCACGGCATGGTCCGCGACCAGTTCGGCAAGAAGATGTCGAAGTCCTTCGGCAACGCGGTCAACCCGCTGGACTGGATGGACACCTACGGCTCCGACGCGCTGCGCTTCACCCTCGCGCGCGGCGCCAACCCCGGCACCGACGTGCCGATCGGCGAGGACTGGGTCCAGGGCTCCCGCAACTTCACCAACAAGATCTGGAACGCCACGCGCTTCGCGCTGATGAACGGCGCCACGGTCGGGGGCGACCTGCCCGCGCCCGAGGAGATGTCGGCCACCGACCGCTGGATCCTGTCCCGGCTGAACGCCACGGTCGCCGAGGCCGACGCGCTCTACGACGACTACCAGTTCGCCAAGCTCAGCGACGTCCTCTTCCACTTCGCGTGGGACGAGGTCTTCGACTGGTACGTCGAGCTGTCCAAGACCACCTTCCTGGCGGGCGGCCGCCCGGCCGAGGTCTCCCGGCGCGTGCTGGGCGAGGTCCTGGACAAGCTGCTGCGACTGCTCCACCCGGTGGTCCCCTTCGTGACCGAGACGCTGTGGACCACGCTCACCGGGCGCGAGTCGGTCGTCGTCGCCGACTGGCCGGCCGACTCCGGCTTCCGCGACGCGGCCGCCGAGAAGGAGATCGCGGCGGTGCAGTCGCTGGTCACCGAGGTCCGGCGGTTCCGCGCCGACCAGGGCCTGCAGCCGGGCCAGAAGGTCCCGGCCCGGCTCGACCTCGGCTCCACCGGCCTGGAGGCCCATGAGGCGGCGGTCCGCCAACTGCTGCGCCTGCAGCCGGAGGGCGAGGGCTTCACCGCGACGGCGACCCTCCCGGTCGCGGGCGCGACGGTCGCGCTGGACCTCTCCGGGGCGATCGACGTCGACGCCGAGCGGAAGCGGCTCGCGAAGGACCTGGCCGCTGCCGAGAAGGAGAAGGCGCAGGCCACGGCGAAGCTGGGCAACGAGGCGTTCCTCGCGAAGGCACCGGAGCCCGTCGTCGCCAAGATCCGCACCCGCCTGGAGGCGGCCGAGGCGGACATGGCCCGCATCACCGCGCAGCTGTCCTCGCTGCCGCAGAGCTGA
- a CDS encoding bifunctional folylpolyglutamate synthase/dihydrofolate synthase, whose protein sequence is MGLGGDEDEADIDPGREADLAVIEAGSRTLRAGGPVPQDDGVPARPADPAVDKALREVEAELAGRWPETKLEPSLDRMTALMDILGEPQRSYPSIHITGTNGKTSTARMIEQLLLAFDLRTGRYTSPHVQSVTERISLDGRPIAPESFIETYRDLQPYVEMVDASQPYRMSFFEVLTGMAYAAFADAPVDVAVVEVGMGGSWDATNVVDGTVAVVTPIDLDHTDRLGETAGEIAVEKSGIVKKDATAVLAQQPVEAAQVLLKRAVEVDATVAREGMEFGVTHREVAVGGQMLTLRGLGGEYEQVFLPLHGEHQAHNAAVALAAVEAFFGIGTLHARTLDVDTVRTAFANVTSPGRLEVVRRSPAVVLDAAHNPAGARAAAAALGEAFGFTHLVGVVGPSGDKDVRGLLEAFEPVFAEVVVTQNSTHRAMDVDELAALAVEVFGDERVQVEPRLDDAIEAAVTLAEDQGEYSGAGVLITGSVITVGEARLLLGRK, encoded by the coding sequence ATGGGTCTGGGCGGCGACGAGGACGAAGCCGACATCGACCCCGGCCGCGAGGCCGACCTGGCGGTGATCGAGGCGGGCAGCCGTACCCTCCGGGCCGGGGGACCGGTGCCGCAGGACGACGGCGTCCCGGCCCGCCCCGCCGACCCGGCGGTCGACAAGGCCCTCCGCGAGGTCGAGGCGGAGCTGGCCGGCCGCTGGCCGGAGACGAAGCTGGAGCCGTCCCTGGACCGGATGACCGCGCTGATGGACATCCTGGGCGAGCCGCAGCGCTCCTACCCCTCGATCCACATCACCGGCACCAACGGCAAGACCAGCACCGCCCGCATGATCGAGCAGCTGCTGCTCGCCTTCGACCTGCGCACCGGCCGCTACACCAGCCCGCACGTGCAGTCCGTCACCGAGCGGATCAGTCTCGACGGCCGGCCGATCGCGCCGGAGAGCTTCATCGAGACGTACCGCGACCTCCAGCCGTACGTGGAGATGGTGGACGCATCGCAGCCGTACCGGATGTCGTTCTTCGAGGTGCTGACCGGCATGGCGTACGCCGCCTTCGCCGACGCCCCGGTGGACGTGGCCGTCGTCGAGGTCGGCATGGGCGGCAGCTGGGACGCGACCAACGTGGTGGACGGCACGGTCGCCGTCGTGACCCCGATCGACCTGGACCACACCGACCGCCTGGGCGAGACGGCCGGCGAGATCGCGGTGGAGAAGAGCGGGATCGTCAAGAAGGACGCCACCGCCGTGCTGGCCCAGCAGCCCGTGGAGGCGGCCCAGGTGCTGCTGAAGCGGGCCGTCGAGGTGGACGCGACGGTCGCCCGGGAGGGCATGGAGTTCGGCGTCACGCACCGCGAGGTGGCCGTCGGCGGGCAGATGCTGACCCTGCGCGGTCTGGGCGGGGAGTACGAGCAGGTCTTCCTGCCGCTGCACGGTGAGCACCAGGCCCACAACGCGGCGGTGGCGCTCGCCGCGGTGGAGGCCTTCTTCGGCATCGGCACCCTGCACGCCCGCACCCTGGACGTCGACACCGTCCGCACCGCCTTCGCCAATGTCACCTCGCCGGGCCGGCTGGAGGTCGTGCGCCGCAGCCCCGCCGTGGTGCTGGACGCGGCGCACAACCCGGCGGGGGCCCGGGCGGCGGCCGCCGCGCTGGGCGAGGCCTTCGGTTTCACCCATCTGGTGGGCGTGGTCGGGCCGAGCGGCGACAAGGACGTACGGGGGCTGCTGGAGGCCTTCGAGCCGGTCTTCGCCGAGGTCGTGGTGACCCAGAACTCCACCCACCGCGCCATGGACGTGGACGAGTTGGCCGCGCTCGCGGTCGAGGTCTTCGGCGACGAGCGTGTGCAGGTCGAGCCGCGGCTGGACGACGCGATCGAGGCGGCCGTGACGCTCGCCGAGGATCAGGGGGAGTACTCCGGCGCCGGGGTGCTGATCACCGGTTCGGTGATCACCGTTGGAGAGGCCCGGCTGCTGCTGGGCCGGAAGTGA
- a CDS encoding DUF4233 domain-containing protein has protein sequence MRTLCASTLIGEFFVIGFAGLVAMKQPELTAGTVWTVSGIAMALCVLLCGMLGRRGGLAVGWLLQAGLIVSGFAVPVMFFLGAVFAALWWAAVHFGRKVDEAKAARAAQPA, from the coding sequence ATGCGGACCCTGTGCGCGAGCACCCTGATCGGTGAGTTCTTCGTGATCGGCTTCGCCGGTCTGGTGGCGATGAAGCAGCCGGAGCTGACGGCCGGCACGGTATGGACGGTCAGCGGCATCGCCATGGCCCTGTGCGTGCTGCTGTGCGGCATGCTCGGGCGGCGCGGCGGGCTGGCCGTCGGCTGGCTGCTGCAGGCCGGGTTGATCGTGAGCGGCTTCGCCGTCCCGGTGATGTTCTTCCTCGGCGCGGTCTTCGCCGCCCTGTGGTGGGCCGCCGTCCACTTCGGCCGGAAGGTCGACGAGGCCAAGGCGGCACGGGCCGCGCAGCCGGCCTGA